A genomic stretch from Canis lupus baileyi chromosome 3, mCanLup2.hap1, whole genome shotgun sequence includes:
- the VAMP3 gene encoding vesicle-associated membrane protein 3: MSAGATPGSSAASGSNRRLQQTQNQVDEVVDIMRVNVDKVLERDQKLSELDDRADALQAGASQFETSAAKLKRKYWWKNCKMWAIGIVVVVIIIIIIIVWNVSP; encoded by the exons AT GTCTGCAGGTGCAACCCCAGGGTCAAGTGCTGCCTCTGGCAGCAACCGAAGACTTCAGCAGACACAAAATCAAGTAGATGAG GTGGTGGACATCATGAGAGTCAATGTGGATAAGGTGTTGGAAAGAGATCAGAAGCTCTCAGAGTTAGATGATCGTGCAGACGCGCTACAGGCAGGAGCATCCCAATTTGAAACAAGTGCTGCCAAGTTGAAGAGAAAATATTGGTGGAAGAATTGCAAG ATGTGGGCGATAGGGATTGTCGTCgtggtcatcatcatcatcatcatcatcg TGTGGAATGTTTCCCCGTGA